One Tolypothrix bouteillei VB521301 DNA window includes the following coding sequences:
- a CDS encoding YunG family protein codes for MDERAFREILKKCWSKKSSSLWSSENPSCGQCSVTALVVQEIFGGRILKTSICDRWHFYNEIQGIRYDLTDEQFQTPLNYEDIPSNAEEAFTDTSQEQYEYLRHQVKQKLKQMGSHFLKSSASVGNCSQN; via the coding sequence ATGGATGAACGAGCTTTCCGAGAAATACTCAAAAAGTGCTGGTCAAAAAAATCAAGTTCTCTTTGGTCTTCTGAGAATCCGAGTTGCGGACAATGTAGTGTAACGGCGCTTGTCGTGCAAGAAATATTTGGTGGAAGAATTCTGAAAACATCGATCTGCGATCGATGGCATTTCTACAATGAAATACAAGGTATAAGATACGATTTGACAGACGAACAATTCCAAACGCCTCTCAACTATGAGGACATTCCGTCGAATGCTGAAGAAGCATTTACTGATACCAGTCAGGAGCAGTATGAATACTTACGCCATCAAGTCAAACAAAAATTAAAACAGATGGGGTCGCATTTCCTCAAATCAAGTGCATCTGTAGGGAATTGCAGCCAGAATTAG
- the ychF gene encoding redox-regulated ATPase YchF, which yields MLRAGIVGLPNVGKSTLFNAVVANAKAEAANFPFCTIEPNVGVVAVPDERLDVLAKISSSKQIVPARVEFVDIAGLVKGASQGEGLGNQFLSHIRQVDAIVHVVRCFENDDIIHVAGSVDPVRDIEIINLELGLSDLEQVKRRIERTRKQARTSKEGQIELALLEKIAVALDEGKSVRQVSLTEEEAEIVKPLELLTAKPIIYAANVSEDDLSTGNEFVERVREFAAKENAQVVVVSAQVESELIELPEEERAEFLESLGVEEGGLKSLIRATYTLLGLRTYFTTGEKETRAWTIVAGMSAPQAAGVIHSDFERGFIRAETVAYKDLVASGSMNGAKEKGLVRSEGKEYIVQEGDVLLFRFNV from the coding sequence ATGCTACGAGCCGGAATTGTCGGACTCCCTAACGTTGGAAAATCGACTTTATTTAATGCCGTGGTTGCCAATGCTAAGGCAGAAGCAGCCAATTTTCCCTTCTGTACCATTGAACCGAATGTCGGCGTTGTTGCTGTACCAGATGAACGGTTAGATGTTTTAGCAAAAATTTCCTCCTCAAAACAAATCGTTCCGGCGCGTGTAGAGTTTGTAGATATTGCCGGCTTGGTTAAAGGTGCTAGCCAGGGTGAGGGGCTGGGTAACCAATTTTTGTCTCACATTCGACAAGTGGATGCGATCGTTCATGTGGTACGTTGTTTTGAAAATGACGACATTATCCACGTTGCTGGTTCAGTCGATCCCGTGCGGGACATTGAAATTATCAATCTGGAACTTGGGTTATCTGACTTGGAGCAAGTTAAACGGCGGATAGAACGCACCCGCAAGCAAGCGCGGACTAGCAAAGAAGGACAGATTGAATTAGCTTTACTCGAAAAAATAGCGGTTGCTTTAGATGAAGGGAAATCAGTGCGACAGGTAAGTTTAACTGAAGAAGAAGCTGAGATAGTTAAACCACTGGAATTACTCACTGCAAAACCTATTATTTATGCTGCCAACGTCTCAGAAGATGACCTTTCTACAGGAAATGAATTCGTAGAAAGAGTGCGGGAATTTGCAGCCAAAGAAAATGCCCAAGTTGTGGTTGTTTCGGCTCAAGTGGAATCAGAATTGATTGAGTTACCAGAAGAAGAAAGAGCAGAATTCCTGGAGTCTTTGGGAGTAGAAGAAGGCGGGTTAAAATCGTTAATTCGCGCTACTTATACTCTGCTAGGTTTGCGGACATATTTTACGACTGGGGAAAAAGAAACTCGTGCTTGGACGATCGTAGCAGGGATGTCAGCACCGCAAGCAGCAGGTGTCATTCACAGCGATTTTGAACGCGGATTTATTCGTGCGGAAACAGTTGCTTATAAAGATTTGGTAGCATCTGGCTCAATGAATGGTGCGAAGGAAAAGGGTCTGGTTCGCAGTGAAGGAAAAGAGTACATCGTTCAAGAAGGCGATGTTCTGTTATTCCGTTTTAACGTCTAA
- a CDS encoding aminotransferase class I/II-fold pyridoxal phosphate-dependent enzyme — MLDQNQTPLLDTLKACAERPHAPFYTPGHKRGQGISPLLTDVFGQSVFRADLPELAELDNLFSPNGVIHQAQQLAADAFGASQTWFLVNGSTCGIEAAILATCEADDKIILPRNVHSSAIAGLILSGAIPIFVYPEYDAVLDLAHGITPNAVHAALKKHPDAKAVLMVYPTYYGVCGDVRAIASLAHQHNIPLLVDEAHGAHFAFHPQLPTPALAAGADLTVQSIHKVLGAMTQASMLHIQGNRIDPDRVSKALQLVQSTSPSYILLASLDAARQQMALHGKELMSRTLELAENARNRISQIPGFSVLEISPNPAFQGAIALDKTRLTVTISGLGVTGFEAEEILNDKLGVTAELASLQHLTFIISLGNTQEDIEKLVQAFTILSTKINSRVWQIGSDIDSFSMRSELTSLNNSLCLSPRKAFFAATETLPLKETTERICAEIVCPYPPGIPVLMPGEVITKTALDYLQYIQRTGGFISGCADSSLNTLKVVKSH, encoded by the coding sequence ATGCTCGATCAAAATCAAACACCCCTGCTAGACACTTTAAAAGCTTGTGCAGAACGCCCTCATGCTCCCTTTTACACGCCAGGACACAAGCGAGGACAAGGAATTTCTCCATTGTTAACTGATGTTTTTGGTCAATCTGTCTTTCGTGCGGATTTGCCAGAACTTGCAGAACTCGATAATCTCTTTTCACCCAATGGCGTTATCCATCAGGCGCAACAATTAGCTGCAGATGCATTTGGTGCTTCACAAACTTGGTTTCTGGTGAATGGCTCTACTTGTGGTATCGAAGCAGCAATTCTGGCTACTTGTGAAGCCGATGACAAAATTATACTCCCTCGCAATGTTCATTCTTCTGCGATCGCAGGCTTAATTCTCTCTGGCGCAATCCCTATTTTCGTTTATCCAGAATACGACGCCGTTTTAGATCTTGCCCACGGCATCACACCCAACGCCGTACATGCTGCACTAAAAAAGCATCCAGATGCTAAGGCTGTGTTGATGGTATACCCTACATACTACGGTGTGTGTGGAGATGTCAGAGCGATCGCATCCCTTGCCCATCAACATAACATTCCCCTACTTGTAGATGAAGCACATGGCGCACACTTTGCCTTTCATCCCCAACTTCCCACTCCAGCCTTAGCTGCAGGTGCGGATTTAACAGTGCAATCCATACATAAAGTACTTGGTGCAATGACACAAGCATCCATGCTGCACATTCAAGGTAATAGGATAGATCCCGATCGAGTGAGCAAAGCGTTACAACTTGTGCAATCCACCAGCCCCAGTTATATATTGTTAGCTTCTCTAGATGCAGCACGCCAACAAATGGCACTGCATGGCAAAGAGTTAATGTCGCGTACATTAGAACTAGCAGAAAATGCCAGAAACCGTATCAGTCAAATTCCCGGATTTTCAGTTTTAGAAATTTCTCCCAACCCTGCTTTTCAAGGAGCGATCGCCTTAGATAAAACACGTTTAACTGTCACCATTTCTGGTTTAGGTGTAACTGGCTTTGAAGCAGAAGAAATTCTCAATGACAAATTAGGCGTGACTGCTGAATTGGCATCCCTACAACATCTTACATTTATTATTAGTTTGGGAAACACCCAAGAAGATATAGAGAAATTAGTGCAAGCTTTCACAATCCTTTCTACAAAGATAAACAGTAGAGTTTGGCAAATAGGGAGTGATATTGATAGTTTCTCTATGCGCTCGGAATTAACATCCTTAAATAATTCTCTGTGTCTTTCACCTCGTAAAGCGTTCTTTGCTGCAACAGAAACTTTACCGTTAAAAGAAACCACAGAAAGAATTTGTGCCGAAATTGTTTGTCCTTACCCTCCAGGAATTCCTGTTTTGATGCCAGGAGAAGTCATTACCAAAACAGCTTTAGATTATCTCCAATACATCCAAAGAACAGGCGGTTTTATTAGTGGATGTGCAGATAGCAGTTTAAACACATTGAAGGTAGTTAAAAGTCATTGA
- a CDS encoding DUF4278 domain-containing protein yields MKLTYRGTHYEHNPLNPEVTAGETRGKYRGKAWTRHYPRHIPQTQPIAELKYRGVNYTIGDPLDVELMMLSKQRCKEASVVETGSVKKCANEIAKAHLTSIRRNLEHRLQVAREQGDENLIRLLEDEAKQIA; encoded by the coding sequence ATGAAACTCACATATCGTGGTACTCATTATGAACACAATCCCCTAAATCCCGAAGTTACTGCAGGCGAGACTCGAGGGAAGTATCGGGGTAAAGCTTGGACGCGCCATTACCCAAGACACATTCCTCAGACTCAACCCATAGCTGAGTTGAAGTATCGTGGTGTAAATTACACTATCGGCGATCCATTAGACGTAGAATTAATGATGCTGTCCAAGCAGCGCTGTAAAGAAGCCAGTGTGGTAGAAACTGGCAGCGTCAAAAAATGTGCAAATGAGATAGCCAAAGCGCATCTCACCAGTATCCGTCGTAATTTAGAACATCGCCTGCAAGTTGCTCGAGAACAGGGAGATGAAAATCTCATTCGCTTGCTAGAGGATGAAGCAAAGCAAATAGCTTAA
- a CDS encoding HAD-IA family hydrolase, with the protein MERPKVIFLDAVGTLFGVKGSVGEVYSQIAQEFGVEVLSEILNKAFIQSFKTSPPPIFPDAEPQDIPQYEFEWWYYIARNTFEKAGVLEKFTDFSTFFSEVYIHFGTAEPWIVYPDVLPALVNWRRLGIELGILSNFDSRIYSVLQDLELREFFGSITISTQAGAAKPDPKIFATALEKHNCPPEAAWHIGDSVAEDYHGAKTAGIRGIWINRKS; encoded by the coding sequence ATGGAAAGACCGAAAGTTATCTTTTTAGATGCTGTTGGCACTCTCTTTGGGGTTAAAGGGAGCGTGGGCGAGGTTTACAGTCAAATAGCACAAGAGTTTGGTGTGGAAGTACTGTCTGAAATTTTGAACAAAGCATTTATCCAAAGCTTTAAAACTTCCCCACCGCCTATCTTTCCAGATGCAGAACCACAAGATATTCCTCAATACGAGTTTGAGTGGTGGTATTATATCGCCCGAAACACCTTTGAAAAAGCAGGTGTTTTAGAAAAATTTACCGACTTTTCTACTTTTTTTAGCGAAGTTTACATCCACTTTGGAACAGCAGAACCGTGGATTGTTTATCCTGACGTTCTGCCTGCTTTAGTAAACTGGCGACGACTGGGAATAGAACTAGGTATACTGTCTAATTTTGATTCTCGAATTTATTCAGTGTTACAGGATTTGGAACTCAGAGAGTTTTTTGGCTCGATCACCATTTCTACCCAAGCTGGCGCTGCTAAACCAGACCCTAAAATTTTTGCGACTGCTCTAGAAAAACACAACTGTCCACCTGAAGCCGCATGGCACATTGGTGATAGCGTTGCAGAAGACTACCACGGGGCTAAAACAGCTGGTATCAGGGGGATTTGGATAAATAGGAAGAGCTAA
- a CDS encoding NAD(P)/FAD-dependent oxidoreductase, whose translation MTQQPARICILGGGFGGLYTALRLSELPWENSQKPEIVLVDKSDRFLFSPLLYELLTGELQTWEIAPPFEELLQGTGVRFCQSMVSEIDIDQRRIHLHDGPELSYDRLLLALGGETPLDIVPGATSYAYPFRSITDVYRLEERLRVLEESEADKIRVAIVGGGYSGVELACKLADRLGEKGRFRLIELSDQILRTSPEFNRQAATKALEERGVFLDLETKVESIGSDSISLEYKNQIDTIPVDLVIWTVGTRVSPVVRNLPIKQNQRGQISVTPTLQVEDRAEIFALGDLVDCRDADSQQVPATAQAAFQQADYAAWNIWATLTHRPLLPFRYQYLGEMMTLGLDNATLTGLGVKLNGPLAYVARRLAYLYRLPTLDQKFKVGFNWLARPIIETLIKSS comes from the coding sequence ATGACTCAACAACCTGCTAGAATTTGTATCCTTGGAGGAGGCTTTGGTGGTCTCTACACTGCATTGCGCCTGAGTGAATTGCCTTGGGAAAATTCACAAAAGCCGGAAATTGTTCTGGTAGATAAAAGCGATCGCTTCCTCTTTTCTCCCCTTCTTTACGAATTATTAACTGGAGAATTGCAAACTTGGGAAATTGCCCCACCATTTGAAGAACTTTTACAAGGCACAGGTGTACGCTTTTGTCAAAGCATGGTGTCCGAAATTGATATAGACCAACGACGCATACACCTACATGATGGACCGGAATTGTCTTATGACCGATTGTTATTGGCGTTAGGTGGCGAAACACCCTTAGATATAGTACCGGGAGCAACATCATACGCTTATCCATTCCGGAGTATTACAGACGTTTATCGCTTAGAAGAACGGCTGCGAGTGCTAGAAGAATCAGAAGCAGACAAAATCAGAGTAGCAATTGTTGGTGGTGGATATAGCGGAGTAGAGCTAGCTTGCAAACTAGCAGATAGGCTTGGGGAAAAAGGAAGATTTCGACTGATTGAACTCAGCGATCAAATTTTGAGAACTTCCCCAGAATTCAACAGACAAGCAGCAACCAAAGCTCTAGAAGAACGGGGTGTATTTCTTGATTTAGAAACCAAAGTAGAATCCATCGGATCGGACAGCATCTCCCTAGAGTACAAAAATCAGATTGACACCATTCCTGTAGACTTGGTTATTTGGACAGTGGGAACGAGAGTCTCACCTGTAGTGAGAAATTTACCCATCAAACAAAACCAACGAGGTCAAATCAGTGTAACACCAACTCTTCAAGTTGAAGATCGTGCTGAAATTTTTGCCCTAGGAGATTTAGTAGATTGCCGTGATGCAGACAGTCAGCAAGTTCCTGCAACAGCCCAAGCTGCTTTCCAACAAGCTGATTACGCTGCTTGGAATATCTGGGCAACTTTAACCCATCGTCCTTTGCTACCCTTCCGCTACCAATACTTGGGTGAGATGATGACGTTAGGTCTAGATAATGCAACGCTCACTGGGTTAGGAGTAAAATTAAACGGTCCGCTAGCATACGTTGCTCGACGTCTTGCTTATCTTTATCGACTGCCAACCTTAGACCAAAAATTTAAAGTTGGTTTTAATTGGCTCGCCCGTCCTATTATAGAAACACTAATAAAAAGCAGTTAG
- a CDS encoding DUF7219 family protein yields the protein MEASKSINKSSFLYPCGRYYGQTKPENIVFNANLQEFTHKVSIITSLETSGKLSPLEAYNQIQSLWEQLKRSKTELGIGKEVLQ from the coding sequence ATGGAAGCATCCAAGTCAATAAATAAAAGCAGTTTTCTCTACCCTTGCGGGCGCTATTACGGTCAAACAAAGCCGGAAAACATAGTATTTAACGCTAACCTTCAAGAATTTACACACAAAGTTAGCATTATTACCAGTTTAGAAACATCTGGAAAACTTTCTCCTTTGGAGGCTTACAACCAGATTCAATCACTTTGGGAACAGTTGAAGCGCAGTAAAACGGAACTGGGGATTGGCAAAGAGGTTTTGCAGTGA
- a CDS encoding NUDIX hydrolase gives MGQKNKKVLTQSGVLPYRIDNGKLEVLLVTTSNRKNWLIPKGGICKGMSPPISAAKEAWEEAGVVGQVNTNVLGSYRYRKRGKNHKVKLYTLFVEQVSDNYPEVTQRKRQWLDAREAVRVIKRNSLKRILKQFLKTQPYYCDFR, from the coding sequence ATGGGTCAGAAAAACAAAAAGGTACTTACACAATCTGGCGTACTTCCATATCGGATAGACAACGGAAAACTTGAAGTCTTATTAGTTACAACTTCTAACCGCAAAAATTGGTTAATTCCCAAAGGGGGAATTTGCAAGGGGATGAGTCCACCCATATCTGCAGCAAAAGAAGCATGGGAAGAAGCTGGAGTTGTAGGACAAGTCAATACTAATGTATTGGGAAGCTACAGATATCGCAAACGAGGCAAGAATCACAAAGTCAAACTTTATACACTATTTGTTGAGCAAGTCAGCGATAATTATCCGGAAGTGACTCAAAGAAAACGACAATGGTTGGATGCTCGTGAAGCAGTTCGCGTGATTAAAAGAAATTCACTCAAGCGAATACTGAAGCAGTTTCTGAAAACTCAACCATATTATTGCGATTTTCGATAG
- a CDS encoding alpha/beta hydrolase-fold protein, with amino-acid sequence MTATLSTSVIPSAEQIAKTQEAINTYIRSIDTNPNHRSGAYPYYRFHDPGKPIRGTVLLFHGLSASPHQMWRLADYLFSNGFNFYQPSIAGHVLLPPDKYWPQIDLKPEIANPLRQKVQQDWVMQNFLSNLATADTSNFKRPNLFITAALVARIFKIEPRLLDIIKALQKQDDPDFDKYFISSHMNYLIEARARLAELDTMPGPIYTLGLSVGGAVALALAADRPDRVKKVVAYAPLLKIYSEERRQYVLLTGPLDIRETGWDPNLQFPVGVFTACDRFGGFVRNAKNLASLQNVPTFLVLTENEDAADVQTNKDFFNKIGGERKGHCLYTYPTTDLVPHPMVDPTEVSQNMSNRFWQSLYQETFRFLTTGKVNASNMSSIGQESDVPVVAPVS; translated from the coding sequence ATGACTGCAACTCTAAGTACAAGCGTCATTCCCAGCGCCGAGCAGATCGCTAAGACTCAGGAAGCCATTAATACATATATTCGCAGCATTGATACCAACCCAAATCATCGATCTGGTGCTTACCCCTACTATCGTTTTCACGATCCAGGAAAACCTATTCGTGGAACGGTGCTGCTGTTCCACGGCTTAAGTGCTAGTCCTCACCAAATGTGGCGATTGGCTGATTACTTATTTTCTAATGGGTTTAATTTCTATCAGCCCTCGATTGCAGGTCATGTCTTGCTTCCACCAGACAAATACTGGCCTCAAATCGATTTGAAGCCAGAAATTGCTAATCCCTTGCGTCAAAAGGTTCAGCAAGACTGGGTTATGCAAAACTTCTTGTCCAATTTAGCAACAGCAGACACGAGTAACTTTAAGCGTCCCAATTTGTTCATCACTGCTGCCTTGGTTGCTCGTATTTTCAAAATCGAGCCACGTCTACTCGATATAATTAAGGCGCTCCAGAAGCAGGACGATCCAGATTTTGACAAGTATTTTATCTCGTCCCATATGAATTATCTCATCGAAGCTCGTGCCAGACTAGCCGAACTAGATACCATGCCGGGACCAATTTATACTCTTGGGCTATCAGTAGGAGGAGCCGTGGCGCTAGCGCTGGCGGCGGACAGACCGGACCGGGTTAAAAAAGTTGTAGCTTATGCACCACTATTGAAAATTTATAGCGAAGAGCGACGGCAGTATGTTCTGTTAACTGGACCACTTGATATTCGCGAGACAGGTTGGGACCCAAATCTACAATTTCCTGTTGGGGTATTTACTGCTTGCGATCGCTTTGGTGGATTTGTCCGCAATGCCAAGAATCTAGCTAGTTTACAAAATGTTCCTACATTTCTCGTGCTAACTGAAAATGAGGATGCTGCCGATGTCCAAACTAACAAAGACTTTTTTAACAAGATTGGTGGTGAGCGAAAAGGGCATTGCTTGTACACCTATCCTACAACCGATCTTGTACCGCATCCAATGGTTGACCCAACAGAAGTCAGCCAAAATATGAGCAATCGCTTTTGGCAAAGCCTTTACCAAGAAACTTTCCGCTTCCTCACCACTGGTAAGGTTAATGCTAGCAACATGAGTAGCATTGGTCAGGAATCAGATGTGCCTGTTGTTGCCCCTGTTTCTTAA
- a CDS encoding DMT family transporter, protein MVTKLVLFLLVALGGAGLTLQMAWNARLRTSTGSPVLTTMISVFVTLVSLALLWASGTTDRGSIPAFNSLPKWAWFGGIFAAYYLVASLIAIPKLGTAVVFSLVIAGQMVAALILDSTGAFGVPQISLNTSRVLGTVLLLIGVIFIQRH, encoded by the coding sequence ATGGTTACAAAACTCGTCCTCTTTCTTCTAGTCGCACTTGGTGGAGCGGGTCTTACACTTCAGATGGCTTGGAATGCTCGTTTGCGAACTTCAACAGGCTCTCCGGTTCTCACGACGATGATCTCAGTATTCGTAACTCTCGTTTCACTCGCTCTGTTGTGGGCCAGTGGAACGACTGACCGGGGCTCCATCCCTGCGTTTAATTCTCTTCCAAAATGGGCCTGGTTTGGTGGCATTTTTGCCGCTTACTACCTTGTGGCGTCTCTGATTGCAATCCCAAAATTAGGTACCGCAGTAGTTTTTTCTCTCGTGATTGCCGGACAGATGGTTGCGGCACTCATCTTGGATTCTACAGGCGCATTTGGTGTTCCTCAGATTTCCCTCAACACGTCTCGCGTCTTGGGAACAGTATTATTGCTGATTGGAGTCATCTTCATTCAAAGACATTGA
- a CDS encoding endonuclease/exonuclease/phosphatase family protein yields MVKLATINILFDLEEWEQRRSLLVDGLAAEQADLIALQEVKLPENTALELAERLGMPYVQLVQEPTLGLQQKTHTIAILSRHPFVLQEVLDLQSQGRFAQYVQVVIDGQPLVFCNGHYYWYPGSHPERDRQVQLLLDWLSHLPQEMPIVAVGDFNGTPETSAIALMRSRFSSAYAAHHSHEPEYTCPTPLARRTWKKALRLLIRDWRSNRTLRPWRGTLDYIFVNQHIRVQDAYIILDKPAPSSRTLYPSDHFGIAAVVEIVGS; encoded by the coding sequence ATGGTTAAATTAGCCACAATTAATATCCTGTTCGATTTAGAAGAGTGGGAGCAGCGACGGTCTCTATTAGTCGATGGACTAGCAGCAGAGCAAGCTGACCTGATTGCTTTACAAGAGGTTAAGCTGCCAGAAAATACAGCGTTGGAGCTTGCAGAGCGGCTCGGTATGCCTTACGTGCAGTTAGTGCAAGAGCCAACATTAGGTTTACAACAAAAGACTCACACAATAGCAATTCTGAGTCGCCATCCATTTGTTTTACAAGAAGTACTCGATTTACAAAGTCAAGGACGTTTTGCCCAGTACGTTCAGGTTGTTATAGACGGTCAACCGTTGGTGTTCTGCAACGGACACTATTACTGGTATCCTGGTTCGCATCCAGAACGCGATCGTCAGGTACAGTTGCTGCTTGACTGGTTAAGTCATCTGCCACAAGAGATGCCAATTGTAGCTGTCGGTGATTTCAACGGTACACCGGAAACAAGTGCCATCGCTCTCATGCGATCGCGATTCTCCTCAGCTTATGCTGCACATCACAGTCATGAGCCAGAGTACACTTGTCCGACACCTCTTGCTCGCCGTACATGGAAAAAAGCACTGCGTCTACTGATAAGAGATTGGAGATCTAACCGTACCTTACGTCCTTGGCGCGGCACACTAGATTACATTTTTGTTAACCAGCACATCCGCGTGCAAGATGCATATATTATTCTTGATAAACCTGCACCATCAAGCCGTACCTTATATCCCTCTGACCACTTTGGCATTGCTGCTGTTGTGGAAATAGTGGGAAGTTAA